The Coleofasciculus sp. FACHB-1120 genome has a segment encoding these proteins:
- a CDS encoding F0F1 ATP synthase subunit B yields the protein MGIMGTFFLLAEVAHSAGSELAEAEGHGGFGLNTDIFEANLINLAILIGVLFYFGRKLLGNILSERRSRIETAIREAEQRQKEAAAALSDAQQKLTQAQAEAERIRKDAEESAKAAREAILAKAAMDVERLQRTAVDDVNTERERTIAELRAQVSAMALQRVESQLKSQLDDAVQQQLIDSSIASVGGR from the coding sequence ATGGGTATCATGGGGACTTTTTTCTTATTAGCCGAGGTGGCTCACTCAGCTGGCTCTGAATTGGCAGAGGCAGAGGGGCATGGTGGTTTTGGACTGAATACGGACATTTTTGAAGCCAATCTAATTAACCTGGCAATTCTTATTGGTGTACTGTTTTACTTTGGACGTAAATTATTAGGCAATATCCTAAGTGAGCGTCGTTCAAGGATTGAAACGGCGATTAGAGAAGCAGAGCAACGCCAGAAAGAGGCAGCAGCTGCACTCTCAGATGCCCAGCAGAAATTAACTCAGGCTCAAGCGGAGGCAGAACGAATCCGCAAAGATGCTGAAGAAAGTGCGAAGGCAGCGAGAGAAGCCATTTTGGCGAAAGCAGCAATGGATGTCGAACGCTTGCAAAGAACAGCCGTTGACGATGTGAACACCGAAAGGGAGCGAACGATCGCTGAACTCAGAGCGCAAGTTTCTGCAATGGCGTTGCAGCGCGTTGAATCGCAACTCAAGAGCCAATTGGATGATGCTGTTCAACAACAATTAATTGATAGCAGCATCGCTAGTGTAGGAGGTCGCTGA
- a CDS encoding F0F1 ATP synthase subunit B', translating into MFDFDATLPLMAVQFLLLAALLNVVFYKPLTKVLDERDDYIRSNEMGARERLAKAEQLAKQYEQQLADTRRQSQALIANAQADAQKIGAQKVAEAQQEAVAKREQASLEIGQQKQEALQSLESQVDELSRQILEKILGQQLVNR; encoded by the coding sequence ATGTTTGATTTCGACGCTACCTTGCCCTTGATGGCAGTGCAGTTTCTGCTATTGGCGGCGCTATTAAATGTGGTTTTCTATAAGCCACTGACTAAAGTGCTAGACGAGCGCGACGACTACATCAGATCGAATGAGATGGGTGCGCGGGAACGCTTGGCAAAAGCTGAGCAGTTAGCAAAACAATATGAGCAACAGCTAGCGGATACCCGCAGGCAGTCTCAAGCATTGATTGCAAATGCTCAAGCCGATGCCCAGAAAATAGGTGCTCAAAAAGTAGCTGAGGCACAGCAAGAAGCTGTTGCAAAACGAGAACAGGCGTCTCTAGAGATTGGACAGCAAAAGCAAGAAGCTTTGCAATCCCTAGAAAGCCAGGTGGATGAACTCAGCCGCCAAATTCTGGAAAAAATATTGGGACAGCAGCTGGTCAATAGATAG
- the atpH gene encoding ATP synthase F1 subunit delta, whose product MKGSMVSGEIVEPYAEALMSLAQSQNQTERFGEDVRSLLGVLESSEDLQNFLGNPIVSAENKKAVLQQIAGDGLHPYILNFLMLLVERRRILFLEEICKHFQALQRKLNQTVLAEVISAVELSDAQQQAISEKVKAISGAQQVELDTKLDPDLIGGVIIKVGSQVLDASLRGQLRRIGIRLNSAA is encoded by the coding sequence ATGAAAGGTAGTATGGTTAGCGGTGAAATCGTAGAGCCGTATGCAGAGGCATTGATGTCCTTGGCTCAGTCACAGAACCAAACAGAGCGGTTTGGGGAAGATGTGCGATCTTTGTTGGGAGTTCTGGAAAGCTCTGAGGATCTACAGAATTTTCTGGGAAATCCAATTGTCAGCGCTGAAAATAAAAAAGCCGTATTGCAGCAAATTGCTGGCGACGGGCTTCACCCCTACATCCTCAACTTTTTGATGCTGCTGGTAGAGAGGCGACGCATCCTCTTTCTAGAGGAAATTTGCAAACACTTCCAGGCACTTCAGCGGAAGCTGAATCAGACGGTTCTAGCAGAAGTTATCTCAGCGGTGGAACTGTCGGATGCCCAGCAGCAAGCCATCAGTGAAAAAGTCAAAGCGATTAGCGGTGCCCAGCAAGTAGAACTCGATACCAAACTCGATCCAGATTTAATCGGTGGTGTCATCATCAAAGTGGGGTCTCAGGTATTGGATGCCAGTTTGCGAGGACAACTGCGCCGTATTGGCATACGCCTGAACAGTGCCGCCTAA